A genome region from Astyanax mexicanus isolate ESR-SI-001 chromosome 19, AstMex3_surface, whole genome shotgun sequence includes the following:
- the alg1 gene encoding chitobiosyldiphosphodolichol beta-mannosyltransferase → MADANAAVLLVTVSLVLLGLLAGLSLSWALLPVAVVAFIFVLARSLKARDESALLNACVLVLGDLGRSPRMQYHALSLSRHGYNVTLVGFLGTKPHQDVLEDDRIDIIPISELKGIQVGPKIFRYASKVVFQSIQLLYVLLKLEDQAYIFLQNPPGLPSIAVTWLASRFCGAQFVIDWHNYGYSIMALSLGEKHPIVKVAKWYEKFFGRFSDHNLCVTNAMRHDLQKNWNIRATTLYDKPPSIFRETPLHIQHELFFRLASAYPPFRASDENSRQNEEQTALTVLNTKTGEVTSVAGRPALLISSTSWTEDEDFSVLLKALEDYERFIEAKESLPSILCVITGKGPLKDHYKKIIDSKNFKHVKICTPWLEAEDYPLLLGSADLGVCLHTSSSGLDLPMKVVDMFGCCLPVCAIDFQCLDELVKHEENGLIFKDSSELSQQLKMLFSDFPNEQGKLNLFRNNLRESGQQRWDENWDHNVLPLFKEHCD, encoded by the exons ATGGCGGACGCCAAtgcggcagtgctgctggtgACGGTGTCGCTGGTTCTGCTGGGGCTGCTGGCCGGGCTCAGCCTGTCCTGGGCGCTGCTGCCGGTGGCCGTGGTCGCCTTCATCTTCGTGCTGGCGCGGAGCCTGAAGGCGCGCGACGAGTCGGCGCTGCTGAACGCGTGCGTGCTCGTGCTGGGAGACCTGGGGCGCAGTCCGCGCATGCAGTACCACGCGCTGTCCCTCAGCAGGCACGGATACAACGTCACGCTGGTCGGGTTCCTCG GTACCAAACCTCATCAAGATGTTCTTGAAGACGACCGAATAGACATCATTCCTATTTCAGAACTTAAGGGCATTCAAG TGGGACCGAAAATCTTTCGCTATGCCTCCAAGGTGGTCTTCCAGTCTATCCAGCTTCTTTACGTCTTACTGAAGCTGGAGGACCAGGCTTATATTTTCCTGCAG AATCCCCCTGGGTTGCCGAGTATTGCAGTAACGTGGCTGGCCAGTCGATTCTGCGGTGCTCAGTTTGTGATAGACTGGCACAATTATGGTTACTCCATCATGGCGCTCTCTCTGGGGGAGAAGCATCCCATCGTTAAAGTGGCAAAATG GTACGAGAAGTTTTTTGGCCGTTTCTCAGATCATAACCTGTGCGTCACCAATGCTATGAGACATGACCTTCAAAAGAATTGGAATATCAG GGCAACGACTTTATATGACAAGCCACCTTCAATATTTAGAGAAACACCTCTGCATATTCAGCATGAGCTCTTCTTCAGACTGGCCAGTGCTTACCCTCCATTCAGGGCAag TGATGAGAACAGCAGGCAGAATGAAGAACAGACTGCCTTAACGGTGCTCAACACTAAAACAGGAGAGGTGACTTCGGTTGCTGGACGACCTGCACTGCTCATCAGCAGCACCAGCTGGACTG AGGACGAGGACTTCTCAGTTCTACTAAAGGCCCTTGAAG ATTATGAACGCTTCATAGAAGCAAAAGAAAGTCTTCCATCAATATTGTGCGTTATCACAG GTAAAGGCCCTCTTAAGGATCATTATAAGAAGATAATCGACTCTAAGaattttaaacatgttaaaatcTGCACTCCGTGGCTGGAAGCAGAGGATTATCCTCTTCTCCTGG gttCTGCTGATCTAGGAGTCTGTTTGCACACATCCTCGAGTGGTCTTGACCTGCCAATGAAGGTGGTCGACATGTTTGGTTGTTGTCTGCCTGTTTGTGCCATAGACTTCCAGTG CTTGGATGAGCTGGTGAAACATGAGGAAAATGGCCTGATCTTCAAGGACTCATCAGAACTATCTCAGCAGCTAAAG ATGCTGTTTTCAGACTTCCCTAACGAACAGGGTAAACTGAACCTCTTCAGAAACAACCTCAGAGAGAGCGGACAGCAGCGTTGGGACGAAAACTGGGACCACAACGTCCTGCCGCTATTCAAGGAACACTGTGACTGA
- the eef2kmt gene encoding protein-lysine N-methyltransferase EEF2KMT isoform X2: MQDAAAEGGTGRFQAQFFAMCGLNAFQWGTCLHSICRKTPPSVKYRRLFLSELIKRHERTAAEPLDELYDALAEVVGAKEEPVCYKTYLLPSGEPVSLEENVAFISDGTTGLVTWEAALYMSEWALENQHIFTGRTVLELGSGVGLTGIVVCQACKPTKYVFSDCHQTVLQRLRNNVHHNGLTEHGNPDSVSVSVEELDWETVSDEQLQRIGADVVIAADVVYDPDIIGCLVRLLAKLLNCKMKESPPEVYIASTIRNPKTYECFRDELEKAGLKHLVVTHPVTHVFPYTRVSTIEMLKILS; encoded by the exons ATGCAGGACGCCGCGGCCGAAGGCGGGACTGGCCGGTTCCAGGCGCAGTTTTTCGCTATGTGCGGATTAAACGCGTTTCAGTGGGGA ACATGTTTACATTCCATCTGTCGCAAAACCCCACCCTCCGTGAAGTACAGGAGACTCTTCCTCTCAGAGCTCATAAAAAGG CATGAGCGGACTGCTGCCGAGCCTCTGGATGAGCTGTACGATGCTCTGGCTGAGGTTGTGGGTGCAAAAGAGGAACCAGTTTGTTATAAAACCTATTTACTG CCTTCAGGGGAGCCAGTAAGTCTAGAAGAAAATGTGGCATTTATCTCGGATGGAACCACGGGGCTGGTCACCTGGGAAGCTGCTCTTTACATGTCAGAATGGGCACTTGAAAACCAACACATCTTTACTGGCAG GACTGTGCTGGAGTTAGGCAGTGGAGTGGGGCTCACTGGGATTGTAGTGTGTCAGGCTTGCAAACCCACCAAATACGTCTTCAGCGACTGCCATCAAACCGTGCTCCAGAGACTCAGGAACAACGTTCACCACAATGGCCTGACTGAACATGGCAACCCAGACTCAGTCTCAGTCAGTGTGGAGGAACTGGACTGGGAAACTGTGAGCGATGAACAGCTGCAAAGGATTGGAGCTGACGTGGTCATCGCTGCAG ATGTGGTTTATGATCCTGATATAATCGGCTGTCTGGTGAGGCTGCTGGCTAAACTTCTTAACTGCAAAATGAAGGAAAGTCCTCCTGAAGTTTATATAGCCTCAACCATTCGCAACCCAAAGACATACGAATGCTTCAGGGATGAACTAG AAAAGGCTGGATTGAAACACCTCGTCGTTACCCATCCCGTCACACACGTCTTCCCATACACCCGAGTCTCCACCATAGAAATGCTCAAGATACTCAGTTGA
- the eef2kmt gene encoding protein-lysine N-methyltransferase EEF2KMT isoform X1, with product MQDAAAEGGTGRFQAQFFAMCGLNAFQWGGLETELKSSPEPSEVILDILKKTCLHSICRKTPPSVKYRRLFLSELIKRHERTAAEPLDELYDALAEVVGAKEEPVCYKTYLLPSGEPVSLEENVAFISDGTTGLVTWEAALYMSEWALENQHIFTGRTVLELGSGVGLTGIVVCQACKPTKYVFSDCHQTVLQRLRNNVHHNGLTEHGNPDSVSVSVEELDWETVSDEQLQRIGADVVIAADVVYDPDIIGCLVRLLAKLLNCKMKESPPEVYIASTIRNPKTYECFRDELEKAGLKHLVVTHPVTHVFPYTRVSTIEMLKILS from the exons ATGCAGGACGCCGCGGCCGAAGGCGGGACTGGCCGGTTCCAGGCGCAGTTTTTCGCTATGTGCGGATTAAACGCGTTTCAGTGGGGA ggtttagAGACTGAGCTCAAATCTTCTCCAGAACCTTCAGAAGTCATTTTGGacattttaaaaaag ACATGTTTACATTCCATCTGTCGCAAAACCCCACCCTCCGTGAAGTACAGGAGACTCTTCCTCTCAGAGCTCATAAAAAGG CATGAGCGGACTGCTGCCGAGCCTCTGGATGAGCTGTACGATGCTCTGGCTGAGGTTGTGGGTGCAAAAGAGGAACCAGTTTGTTATAAAACCTATTTACTG CCTTCAGGGGAGCCAGTAAGTCTAGAAGAAAATGTGGCATTTATCTCGGATGGAACCACGGGGCTGGTCACCTGGGAAGCTGCTCTTTACATGTCAGAATGGGCACTTGAAAACCAACACATCTTTACTGGCAG GACTGTGCTGGAGTTAGGCAGTGGAGTGGGGCTCACTGGGATTGTAGTGTGTCAGGCTTGCAAACCCACCAAATACGTCTTCAGCGACTGCCATCAAACCGTGCTCCAGAGACTCAGGAACAACGTTCACCACAATGGCCTGACTGAACATGGCAACCCAGACTCAGTCTCAGTCAGTGTGGAGGAACTGGACTGGGAAACTGTGAGCGATGAACAGCTGCAAAGGATTGGAGCTGACGTGGTCATCGCTGCAG ATGTGGTTTATGATCCTGATATAATCGGCTGTCTGGTGAGGCTGCTGGCTAAACTTCTTAACTGCAAAATGAAGGAAAGTCCTCCTGAAGTTTATATAGCCTCAACCATTCGCAACCCAAAGACATACGAATGCTTCAGGGATGAACTAG AAAAGGCTGGATTGAAACACCTCGTCGTTACCCATCCCGTCACACACGTCTTCCCATACACCCGAGTCTCCACCATAGAAATGCTCAAGATACTCAGTTGA